The Methylomicrobium agile genome has a segment encoding these proteins:
- a CDS encoding outer membrane beta-barrel protein, whose protein sequence is MNINKLATVLVAVSSLGISAVSQASGEAGDIYVAPFGSYLHPGGDTQASDGWGAGAGVGMVINRYFNVEARGFWHNYRNDIPCCGGGETDLLGASLDGQFYFMRDRFSPYLVASLGGMRTELTSRYFNTHATSFIFEAGGGSSFTITDNFSLRGDVRYRINTLPSNVGGEGVLNDLVVNLGFEFKLGQL, encoded by the coding sequence ATGAACATAAATAAGTTAGCGACGGTTTTGGTTGCCGTCTCATCGCTGGGCATTAGCGCCGTTTCGCAAGCGAGCGGAGAGGCGGGCGATATTTATGTCGCGCCGTTCGGCAGTTATTTGCATCCGGGCGGCGATACGCAGGCATCCGATGGCTGGGGGGCGGGAGCCGGCGTCGGAATGGTGATCAATCGCTATTTCAACGTGGAGGCGCGCGGCTTCTGGCATAACTATAGGAACGACATTCCCTGTTGCGGCGGCGGCGAAACCGATTTATTGGGAGCTAGCCTGGACGGGCAGTTTTACTTCATGCGCGACCGTTTTTCACCCTATCTGGTCGCCAGCCTCGGCGGCATGCGTACCGAGTTGACCTCCCGTTATTTCAACACCCATGCCACTTCGTTCATTTTTGAAGCCGGCGGCGGCAGCAGTTTTACGATTACCGACAACTTCAGTTTACGCGGCGATGTTCGCTATCGTATAAATACCCTTCCGTCTAACGTCGGCGGCGAAGGCGTGTTGAACGACTTGGTGGTGAATTTGGGCTTTGAATTTAAATTAGGCCAATTATAG
- the pbpC gene encoding penicillin-binding protein 1C: protein MTRNQAGLPRNPLHAHGWFRAAVLGLATVWLVLGAVKYFPKSSLSDAYPKSTAIYARHGELLRLTLASDGQFRLWTPLEQIPVHLRAAVLLYEDRWFYRHPGVNPWALARAAWATLTNNGRQGGSTITMQVARQLYRIDSRRYFGKLRQIAFALWLDLRYGKDEILEAYLNGVSYGGNIVGIGAASRIYFHKPAVELNRIEAVTLAVIPQNPARRVPIHHELPKALLAARQRLWQNWLDEFPEDRRYAADLALPLPVYGRSELAIEAPHLTDLLLQRCAGAEAILSSLDRTVQKSVERSIRHFLAANRDKGVRNAAALLVDTNSMQVRAMVGSADYRNAAIDGQVNGTLAKRSPGSTLKPFVYALALDQGLVHPRTILADLPTAFGPYSPENFDGRFIGPVTVQEALIRSRNVPAVRVAAKLSRPTFYQFLLRAGVSRLRDEPHYGLSLALGGGEVTMEELAELYALLINRGKLGRLNYCGSPGRAESEATEPLALLSSAAAYITLDMLKHNPRPDSKRPDRPETAWKTGTSWGFRDAWSIGIAGHYVLAVWVGNFDGTKNPALVGGKAAAPLFFSILDGLRAQSLLPGLADPIPSFKPDTVAEVEVCAASGDLPNADCPVRAKTWFIPGKSPIRTSTLHRAVHFDRQTGRIVCPDAPQSRREIVEFWDSEMLRLFEQAGMPRRPAPPLPACYRNPAEEDGGLRIISPLKSGIYALRLGKPSTLALKATTAANGNIYWFANRSFIAGTAPSETYSWLPGQPGHYLISVVDADGHAASTEIRVELAP, encoded by the coding sequence ATGACCCGCAATCAAGCCGGCCTACCGCGCAACCCGTTGCATGCGCATGGGTGGTTTCGAGCCGCCGTTCTCGGTTTAGCGACAGTCTGGCTTGTTCTTGGAGCGGTTAAGTATTTCCCCAAATCGTCACTTTCGGATGCCTACCCCAAATCAACCGCGATCTACGCCCGGCATGGGGAACTGCTGCGCCTGACCCTGGCGAGCGACGGCCAGTTCCGGCTGTGGACTCCGCTGGAACAGATCCCCGTCCATCTCCGCGCCGCCGTCCTGCTCTACGAAGACCGCTGGTTCTACCGGCACCCCGGCGTCAATCCCTGGGCTTTGGCGCGCGCGGCCTGGGCCACGTTGACTAACAACGGCCGGCAAGGCGGCTCCACGATCACCATGCAGGTCGCCCGGCAGTTATACCGGATCGACAGCCGCCGTTATTTCGGAAAACTGCGGCAGATTGCGTTCGCGCTGTGGCTCGACCTGCGCTACGGCAAGGACGAGATACTGGAAGCCTATCTGAACGGCGTTTCGTACGGCGGCAATATCGTCGGGATCGGTGCGGCGAGCCGGATTTATTTTCACAAGCCTGCGGTGGAGTTGAACCGGATCGAAGCGGTGACGCTGGCGGTGATTCCGCAAAATCCTGCGCGCCGCGTCCCGATACACCATGAACTGCCAAAGGCGCTGCTGGCCGCCCGGCAGCGCCTTTGGCAAAACTGGCTCGACGAATTTCCGGAAGACCGCCGCTATGCCGCCGATCTGGCCTTGCCCTTGCCCGTATACGGCCGTTCCGAATTGGCGATCGAAGCCCCGCATCTGACCGACCTGCTGTTGCAGCGTTGCGCCGGAGCGGAAGCGATCCTCAGCAGTCTGGATCGGACCGTGCAAAAAAGCGTCGAACGTTCGATCCGCCATTTCCTGGCGGCCAACCGCGACAAAGGCGTACGCAACGCCGCAGCCCTTTTGGTCGATACAAATTCGATGCAGGTGCGGGCGATGGTCGGCTCGGCCGATTACCGGAATGCCGCGATCGACGGCCAGGTCAACGGCACGCTGGCGAAACGCTCGCCGGGTTCGACTTTAAAGCCGTTCGTCTATGCGCTGGCGCTCGATCAGGGGCTGGTGCATCCGCGCACGATCCTGGCCGACCTGCCGACCGCCTTCGGCCCTTACAGTCCGGAAAATTTCGACGGCCGTTTTATCGGGCCGGTCACGGTGCAGGAGGCGTTGATCCGCTCCCGCAACGTCCCTGCGGTCCGGGTTGCCGCCAAGCTTTCCCGCCCGACCTTCTATCAATTCCTGCTGCGCGCCGGCGTGTCGAGGCTGCGGGATGAACCGCATTACGGGCTATCGCTGGCGCTCGGCGGCGGCGAGGTGACGATGGAAGAGCTGGCCGAGCTTTATGCGCTGCTGATCAACCGGGGAAAGCTCGGCAGGCTGAATTATTGCGGCAGCCCCGGCCGGGCGGAATCGGAAGCTACCGAGCCCTTGGCGCTGCTGAGCAGCGCCGCGGCCTACATTACGCTCGACATGCTGAAGCACAATCCGCGGCCCGATTCGAAGCGCCCGGACCGGCCCGAGACGGCCTGGAAAACCGGCACTTCCTGGGGATTTCGCGACGCCTGGAGCATCGGCATCGCGGGGCACTATGTGCTGGCCGTCTGGGTCGGCAATTTCGACGGCACTAAAAATCCTGCTCTGGTCGGCGGCAAAGCGGCCGCGCCGCTGTTCTTTTCGATTCTCGACGGCCTGCGGGCCCAAAGCCTGTTGCCCGGACTGGCCGACCCGATTCCCTCGTTCAAGCCCGATACGGTTGCAGAGGTCGAGGTCTGCGCGGCCAGCGGCGACCTTCCGAACGCGGACTGTCCGGTACGGGCGAAGACCTGGTTCATTCCGGGCAAATCGCCGATCCGAACCAGCACGCTGCACCGCGCGGTCCATTTCGACCGGCAAACCGGCCGCATCGTCTGCCCGGACGCCCCCCAAAGCCGGCGCGAAATCGTCGAATTCTGGGACAGCGAAATGCTCCGCCTTTTCGAACAGGCCGGCATGCCGCGCCGCCCGGCTCCGCCATTGCCCGCGTGCTACCGGAACCCGGCGGAAGAGGACGGCGGGCTCCGAATTATCTCGCCTTTGAAATCCGGCATCTACGCTCTCCGTCTCGGCAAACCGTCGACCCTGGCCCTGAAAGCGACCACGGCCGCGAACGGCAACATTTACTGGTTCGCCAATCGCAGTTTCATTGCCGGAACGGCTCCTTCCGAAACCTATTCCTGGCTGCCCGGCCAGCCCGGCCATTACCTGATCAGCGTGGTCGACGCGGACGGCCATGCCGCATCGACCGAAATCCGCGTCGAACTGGCGCCCTGA
- the lgt gene encoding prolipoprotein diacylglyceryl transferase, giving the protein MLTYPQIDPIAIAIGPLKIHWYGLMYLVGFAGVWILGKKRAEKPWSPIKPEAIEDLVTYGALGVILGGRIGYTLFYNLPEFLHNPLVLFEIWKGGMSFHGGMLGVFVAMWFFGKQQHCTMMQLTDIISPLCPIGLFAGRIGNFINSELWGRTTDVPWAMVFPNGGPLPRHPSQLYEAFLEGVVLFVILWIYTAKPRPKMAPTGMALFFYGCFRFFVEFFRMPDVQLGYLALDWVTMGQILSMPMILIGAGMIYWAYRKPISQNV; this is encoded by the coding sequence ATGCTGACTTATCCGCAAATCGATCCGATCGCCATCGCCATTGGCCCGCTGAAAATCCACTGGTACGGTTTAATGTACTTGGTCGGATTCGCCGGCGTCTGGATATTAGGCAAGAAACGGGCCGAAAAACCTTGGTCGCCGATCAAGCCCGAGGCCATCGAAGACTTGGTCACTTACGGCGCGCTCGGCGTGATCCTGGGCGGGCGCATCGGCTACACGCTGTTTTACAATCTGCCCGAATTCCTGCACAACCCGCTGGTGCTGTTCGAGATCTGGAAAGGCGGCATGTCGTTCCACGGCGGCATGCTCGGGGTGTTCGTGGCGATGTGGTTTTTCGGCAAGCAGCAGCACTGCACGATGATGCAGCTGACCGACATCATTTCGCCGCTGTGCCCGATCGGCCTGTTTGCCGGCCGGATCGGCAACTTCATCAATTCGGAACTCTGGGGACGGACGACCGACGTGCCCTGGGCGATGGTGTTCCCGAACGGCGGCCCTTTGCCGCGTCACCCGTCCCAGCTTTATGAAGCGTTTCTGGAAGGCGTGGTGCTGTTCGTCATTCTCTGGATCTATACCGCCAAGCCCCGCCCGAAGATGGCGCCGACCGGGATGGCGCTGTTTTTTTACGGCTGCTTCCGCTTCTTCGTCGAATTCTTCCGGATGCCCGACGTGCAGTTGGGCTATCTGGCGCTCGACTGGGTCACGATGGGACAGATCCTGTCCATGCCGATGATCCTGATCGGCGCCGGGATGATTTACTGGGCTTACCGCAAGCCGATTTCGCAAAACGTTTGA
- the thyA gene encoding thymidylate synthase, with amino-acid sequence MQPYLDLLNKILHEGVRKGDRTGSGTLSIFGHQMRFPLAEGFPLVTTKKIHLKSIIHELLWFLRGDTNLAYLHEHKVTIWDEWADENGDLGPVYGRQWRAWPLPGGGTVDQLKQVVEQIEATPNSRRLIVSAWNVADLPDETISPRANVAQGRMALAPCHALFQFYVAQGRLSCQLYQRSCDAFLGVPFNIASYALLTHLVARQAGLGVGDFIWTGGDVHLYLNHLEQARLQLSRTPYPLPRLVLKRRPDSLFDYRHEDFEVEGYRAHDPIRAPISV; translated from the coding sequence ATGCAACCTTATCTTGATCTACTGAACAAAATCCTTCACGAAGGCGTCCGGAAGGGCGACCGGACCGGCAGCGGTACTCTGTCGATCTTCGGACACCAGATGCGTTTCCCGCTGGCCGAAGGGTTTCCTTTGGTTACGACGAAAAAGATCCATCTGAAATCGATTATTCACGAACTGCTCTGGTTCCTGCGCGGCGATACGAATCTGGCCTATCTGCACGAACACAAGGTCACCATCTGGGACGAATGGGCCGACGAAAACGGCGATCTCGGCCCGGTTTACGGGCGCCAGTGGCGCGCCTGGCCGCTGCCGGGCGGCGGTACCGTCGACCAATTGAAACAGGTCGTCGAGCAGATCGAGGCCACTCCGAACAGCCGCCGGCTGATTGTTTCGGCCTGGAACGTGGCCGATTTGCCGGACGAAACGATCAGCCCGCGGGCGAACGTCGCCCAAGGCAGGATGGCGCTGGCGCCGTGCCATGCGCTGTTCCAGTTTTACGTTGCGCAAGGGCGGCTGTCCTGCCAGCTTTACCAGCGCAGCTGCGACGCCTTTCTGGGCGTGCCGTTCAATATCGCGAGCTACGCTCTGCTGACGCACCTGGTCGCGCGGCAGGCCGGTCTCGGCGTCGGCGATTTCATCTGGACCGGCGGTGATGTACACTTGTACCTGAACCATCTGGAGCAGGCCCGGCTGCAATTGAGCCGTACGCCTTATCCTTTGCCGCGGCTGGTGTTGAAACGCCGGCCGGATTCGCTGTTCGATTACCGGCACGAGGATTTCGAAGTCGAAGGTTACCGGGCGCACGATCCGATCAGGGCGCCCATTTCGGTTTGA
- a CDS encoding inorganic pyrophosphatase, producing MKQDRPLIDPNYMNNYHYKAHPWHGISAGDNTPSVVNAFIEIVPTDTVKYEVDKKSGYLKIDRPQKFSNMVPTLYGFIPRTYCGGKVAEFAALKSGRMGIKGDGDPLDICVLSERSVSHGDIILQAIPVGGFRLLDGGDADDKIIAVMKGDEFYRQWNDVSDCPSSYINRLMHYFLTYKNLPGEESTCEITDVYGRAEAHEVIKRAMQDYMSLFNGIEDL from the coding sequence ATGAAACAAGACCGCCCATTGATCGATCCCAATTACATGAACAACTACCATTACAAAGCCCATCCCTGGCACGGCATCAGCGCGGGCGACAATACGCCTTCGGTGGTCAACGCCTTCATCGAGATCGTGCCGACCGATACGGTCAAATACGAAGTCGACAAGAAAAGCGGCTACCTGAAAATCGACCGGCCGCAAAAATTCTCGAACATGGTGCCGACCTTGTACGGATTCATTCCGCGTACCTATTGCGGGGGTAAAGTCGCCGAGTTCGCCGCCTTGAAGTCGGGCCGGATGGGCATCAAGGGCGACGGCGATCCGCTCGATATCTGCGTGTTGAGCGAACGTAGCGTGTCGCACGGCGACATCATCCTGCAGGCGATCCCGGTCGGCGGCTTCCGCCTGCTCGACGGCGGCGACGCGGACGACAAGATCATCGCGGTGATGAAAGGCGACGAATTTTACCGGCAGTGGAACGACGTGTCGGACTGCCCGAGTTCCTACATCAACCGGCTGATGCACTATTTTCTGACCTACAAAAACCTGCCCGGCGAGGAATCCACCTGCGAGATTACCGACGTGTACGGCCGCGCCGAAGCCCATGAAGTGATCAAGCGCGCCATGCAGGATTACATGAGCCTGTTCAACGGCATCGAAGACTTATAG
- the dnaE gene encoding DNA polymerase III subunit alpha: MQPKFIHLRLHSEFSLVDGIVKIKPLVKRLAELNMPAAAVTDHVNLFALVKFYKAAMGQGIKPVAGADVLIFNPDEPANPYRLTLLVKNRQGYTTLTELISKAYQEGQHQGVPMLKYEWIEANHSGLIALSGAMAGDVGRALTGERKEDAKRQALYWANLFPDSFYLELQRVGKPGEEHYIAAALDLAAEAGLPVVATNDVRFLHRKDFDAHEVRVCINQGRVLDDSRRPKDYTNQQYLRSPEEMCELFADIPEALENTVEIAKRCNITLTLGKNFLPDYPVPEGMTIGDVMAEESRKGLEERLRQHPPFGSGAEEENRKVYYDRLETELRVITQMGFPGYFMIVADFIQWAKNHRIPVGPGRGSGAGSLVAYVLKITDLDPIEFDLLFERFLNPERISMPDFDVDFCMDRRDEVIDYVAEHYGRDQVSQIITYGSMAAKAVTRDVGRVLGFSYGFVDQLAKLIPFELGMTLDKALQDSHDLRQRYENEEEVRTLLDMARALEGMARNAGKHAGGVVISPTKLTDFTPLYCEQGGGNLVTQFDKDDVEAVGLVKFDFLGLRTLTIIDWALQTINRKKAERGETPVDIAAIPRDDPASYEILKTAQTTAVFQLESRGMKELIKKLKPDCFDDIIALVALFRPGPLESGMVDDYINVKHGAKAEYAHPILVPILKPTNGVILYQEQVMQIAREMGGYTLGGADMLRRAMGKKKPEEMAKQREIFTTGAVANNIDEGIATYIFDLMEKFAGYGFNKSHSAAYALVAYQTAWLKAHYPAEFMAAVLSADMDNTDKVVVLIEECRRMKLPIAPPSINDSNFHFTVNRTGKIVYGLGALKGVGENAIEDMIREREENGPYKDLYDLCKRVDLRKVNRRVLEALIRAGAFDVFDPNRAAHLAELPTVLKVAEQHGKMAETGQNDLFGLQEAGPEEDSIAAYSTYVEPWPEQERLNAEKQTLGLFLTGHPIAQYEAEIGQFTHGSLNKLKSDMERSKGKMEARVAGLVVEIRTRQSKNGKTMGFALLDDRTDRLEVAVYPEIYERHRDIFTRDVLLVAEGALAMDDFTGAPRLTAEKLYSIDQARNAFARGVQLIWNAGVNGNSLAEELSPALEPFKGGACPVLIQYRSEQAQATVRLGDEWRVFATEELLLRLKRQLGSEAVEIKYR, translated from the coding sequence ATGCAACCCAAATTCATCCATCTCAGACTGCACAGCGAGTTTTCGCTGGTCGACGGCATCGTCAAAATCAAACCGCTGGTCAAGCGCCTCGCCGAATTGAACATGCCGGCGGCGGCGGTGACCGATCACGTGAACCTGTTCGCGCTGGTCAAATTCTACAAGGCCGCGATGGGCCAGGGCATCAAGCCGGTCGCAGGCGCGGACGTGCTGATCTTCAATCCGGACGAGCCGGCCAACCCCTATCGCCTGACGCTGCTGGTCAAAAACCGGCAGGGCTATACCACCCTGACCGAACTGATTTCGAAGGCCTATCAGGAAGGCCAGCATCAGGGCGTGCCGATGCTCAAATACGAATGGATCGAGGCGAACCACAGCGGACTGATCGCGCTGTCCGGCGCGATGGCCGGCGATGTCGGCCGCGCGCTGACCGGCGAACGCAAGGAGGATGCGAAACGCCAGGCGCTGTATTGGGCAAACCTGTTTCCGGACAGCTTCTATCTGGAACTGCAGCGCGTCGGCAAGCCCGGCGAAGAGCACTACATCGCGGCCGCGCTCGATTTGGCGGCCGAGGCGGGCCTTCCGGTCGTCGCCACGAACGACGTGCGCTTTTTGCATCGGAAAGACTTCGACGCGCACGAGGTCCGCGTCTGCATCAACCAGGGCCGCGTGCTCGACGACAGCCGGCGGCCGAAAGACTATACCAATCAGCAGTATCTGCGCAGTCCCGAAGAAATGTGCGAGCTGTTCGCGGACATTCCGGAGGCGCTCGAAAACACGGTCGAAATCGCCAAACGCTGCAACATCACGCTGACGCTGGGCAAAAACTTCCTGCCCGACTATCCGGTGCCGGAAGGGATGACGATCGGCGACGTGATGGCCGAAGAATCGCGCAAGGGCCTCGAAGAACGCCTGCGCCAGCATCCGCCGTTCGGCAGCGGCGCCGAGGAAGAAAACCGCAAGGTCTACTACGACCGGCTCGAAACCGAGCTGCGCGTGATCACCCAGATGGGCTTCCCCGGCTATTTCATGATCGTCGCGGACTTCATCCAGTGGGCGAAGAACCACCGGATTCCGGTCGGTCCGGGCCGGGGCTCGGGCGCGGGCTCGCTGGTCGCCTATGTATTGAAGATCACCGACCTCGACCCGATCGAATTCGACCTGCTCTTCGAACGATTCCTGAACCCCGAGCGGATCTCGATGCCCGACTTCGACGTCGACTTCTGCATGGACCGGCGCGACGAAGTGATCGACTATGTAGCCGAGCATTACGGCCGCGACCAAGTCTCGCAAATCATCACCTACGGTTCGATGGCCGCGAAAGCGGTGACCCGCGACGTCGGCCGGGTGCTTGGCTTCTCGTACGGCTTCGTCGACCAGCTCGCCAAACTGATTCCGTTCGAACTCGGCATGACGCTGGACAAGGCGCTGCAGGACAGCCACGACCTTCGGCAGCGCTACGAGAACGAGGAAGAAGTCCGCACGCTGCTCGACATGGCGCGCGCGCTCGAAGGCATGGCCCGGAACGCCGGCAAGCACGCGGGCGGGGTGGTAATCTCGCCGACCAAGCTGACCGATTTCACGCCGCTGTACTGCGAGCAGGGCGGCGGCAACCTGGTCACCCAGTTCGACAAGGACGACGTCGAGGCGGTCGGTTTGGTCAAGTTCGACTTTCTGGGGCTGCGCACGCTGACGATCATCGACTGGGCGCTGCAAACGATCAACCGCAAGAAGGCCGAACGTGGGGAAACCCCGGTCGACATCGCCGCGATTCCGCGCGACGATCCGGCCTCTTACGAGATTTTGAAGACCGCGCAGACCACCGCGGTGTTCCAGCTCGAATCGCGCGGGATGAAGGAGCTGATCAAAAAGCTGAAGCCGGACTGCTTCGACGACATCATCGCGCTGGTCGCGCTGTTCCGACCGGGCCCGCTCGAATCGGGCATGGTTGACGATTACATCAACGTCAAGCACGGTGCGAAGGCCGAATACGCGCACCCAATTCTGGTTCCGATCTTGAAACCGACCAACGGCGTCATTCTGTACCAGGAGCAGGTGATGCAGATCGCCCGGGAAATGGGCGGCTACACGCTCGGCGGCGCGGACATGCTGCGCCGCGCGATGGGCAAGAAAAAGCCCGAGGAAATGGCCAAGCAGCGCGAGATATTCACCACGGGCGCGGTCGCGAACAACATCGACGAAGGCATCGCGACCTACATCTTCGACCTGATGGAGAAGTTCGCCGGCTACGGTTTCAACAAGTCGCACTCGGCAGCCTACGCGCTGGTCGCCTACCAGACCGCTTGGCTGAAGGCGCATTATCCGGCCGAATTCATGGCCGCGGTGTTGTCGGCCGATATGGACAACACCGACAAGGTCGTCGTGCTGATCGAAGAATGCCGAAGGATGAAGCTGCCGATCGCGCCGCCGTCGATCAACGATTCGAACTTCCATTTTACGGTAAACAGGACCGGTAAGATCGTGTACGGCCTCGGCGCCCTCAAGGGTGTCGGCGAAAACGCGATCGAGGACATGATCCGGGAGCGTGAGGAAAACGGCCCTTACAAAGACCTTTACGATCTCTGCAAGCGCGTTGATTTGCGCAAGGTCAACCGGCGCGTGCTCGAAGCTCTGATCCGCGCCGGCGCGTTCGACGTATTCGACCCGAACCGGGCCGCGCATCTGGCCGAACTCCCGACCGTGCTGAAAGTCGCCGAACAGCACGGCAAAATGGCCGAAACCGGCCAGAACGACCTGTTCGGCCTGCAGGAAGCCGGCCCCGAAGAAGACTCGATCGCCGCCTATTCGACTTACGTCGAGCCCTGGCCCGAGCAGGAGCGCCTGAACGCCGAAAAGCAGACCCTCGGCCTGTTCCTGACCGGCCATCCGATCGCGCAATACGAGGCCGAAATCGGCCAGTTTACGCACGGCAGTCTGAACAAGCTGAAATCGGACATGGAACGCAGCAAGGGCAAGATGGAAGCGCGCGTCGCGGGACTTGTCGTCGAAATCCGCACCCGCCAGTCTAAAAACGGCAAGACGATGGGGTTTGCGCTGCTGGACGACCGCACCGACCGGCTGGAAGTCGCGGTGTATCCGGAAATCTACGAGCGGCACCGCGACATCTTCACTCGCGACGTGCTCTTGGTCGCCGAAGGCGCGCTCGCGATGGACGATTTCACCGGCGCCCCGCGCCTGACCGCCGAAAAACTCTACAGCATCGACCAGGCCCGCAACGCGTTCGCGCGCGGCGTGCAGTTGATCTGGAACGCCGGCGTCAACGGCAATTCGCTGGCCGAAGAATTGAGCCCGGCGCTGGAGCCCTTCAAAGGCGGCGCCTGTCCGGTACTGATTCAATACCGCTCGGAGCAGGCGCAGGCGACCGTCAGGCTGGGGGATGAGTGGCGGGTGTTTGCGACCGAAGAGCTATTGTTACGGTTGAAGCGGCAGTTGGGAAGCGAAGCCGTGGAGATTAAATACCGGTAG